In Patescibacteria group bacterium, the following are encoded in one genomic region:
- a CDS encoding fibronectin type III domain-containing protein, translating into LVDEVDASNEWPAGDKIVPKHPMERCSDNNWYNSDVAGGTPKAINGCSGVCADDDQDGICDDVDNCPNTYNPDQTDTDSDGIGDACDTSGTLTICKQEDLNNNGIFEEGEPVVTDPLWKFYISNVEYQAGENGCIIIEDMAYGEYNVTEEVIAGWEATGIPGYNTGNGVFENDGSITVNVDQSNPVPIIYFLNYDTPQCSDGIDNDGDGLTDMADSGCSGPDDDDEYNPYCGDGECNNGEICSSCPEDCGACNNGGGGGGGGGATTLYIHTEVIEKDGGTPPETISVVITWHTNKPATSRVVYGPSPVDSSKLGPWPNLGYSNSTIEDLEKVTFHTVIIDGLSANTKYYFRPISAASPAVYGEEISITTQQKETPPEEEVIEEEEEETTPDQEEDQPEQGIDDDKDTTEPKTIEPAEPVKQEDTGVIGSGVQISEGDVLGETNTHIALAEGEKDDDVKDEQPKDENGEVKGEALPCYTEDCSTSTDSKCKCWSDWWWLIVILLLIIAYLAYENYRIRGEKETDEPKQDEQGDTFKQD; encoded by the coding sequence CTTTAGTTGACGAAGTAGACGCAAGCAACGAATGGCCTGCTGGAGACAAGATAGTGCCAAAACATCCTATGGAGCGATGTTCTGATAATAATTGGTATAACAGTGATGTAGCTGGCGGAACTCCTAAAGCGATAAATGGTTGTAGCGGTGTTTGCGCTGATGACGATCAAGACGGAATTTGTGATGATGTTGATAATTGTCCTAATACTTATAACCCAGACCAAACAGATACTGATAGCGATGGAATAGGCGATGCTTGTGATACATCTGGCACATTAACTATCTGCAAGCAAGAAGATTTAAACAATAATGGTATTTTTGAGGAAGGAGAGCCAGTAGTAACAGATCCTCTTTGGAAATTTTATATCAGCAATGTTGAATATCAAGCTGGCGAAAACGGCTGTATTATAATTGAAGATATGGCATACGGTGAATATAATGTAACTGAAGAAGTAATAGCTGGATGGGAAGCGACTGGCATACCTGGATATAACACAGGAAACGGAGTTTTTGAAAATGATGGTTCTATTACTGTAAATGTTGATCAATCAAACCCAGTCCCTATTATTTATTTTTTAAATTATGATACACCTCAATGTTCAGACGGAATAGATAATGATGGAGACGGACTTACAGATATGGCAGATTCAGGATGCAGCGGTCCTGACGATGATGACGAATATAATCCTTATTGTGGCGACGGAGAATGTAATAACGGAGAAATATGTTCATCTTGTCCAGAAGACTGCGGAGCTTGTAACAATGGAGGCGGAGGCGGCGGTGGCGGCGGAGCAACCACTCTTTATATCCATACTGAAGTAATAGAAAAAGACGGCGGAACACCTCCAGAAACAATTAGCGTTGTTATTACTTGGCATACAAACAAACCAGCAACAAGCCGAGTTGTTTATGGCCCATCTCCAGTTGATTCATCAAAATTAGGTCCTTGGCCTAATTTAGGATATTCTAATTCTACAATAGAAGATTTAGAAAAAGTTACTTTTCATACTGTAATAATAGACGGACTTTCAGCAAACACAAAATATTATTTTAGACCTATTTCAGCAGCTTCACCAGCTGTGTATGGAGAAGAAATATCAATTACCACACAGCAAAAAGAAACTCCCCCTGAAGAAGAAGTTATTGAAGAAGAGGAAGAAGAAACAACTCCTGATCAAGAAGAAGACCAGCCAGAGCAGGGGATCGATGATGACAAAGACACTACTGAACCAAAGACAATAGAGCCAGCTGAACCAGTTAAACAAGAAGATACTGGCGTTATTGGTTCAGGTGTCCAAATTTCAGAGGGCGATGTTTTAGGCGAAACAAATACGCATATAGCCTTAGCTGAAGGCGAAAAAGATGATGATGTAAAAGACGAACAGCCAAAAGATGAAAACGGCGAAGTAAAAGGCGAAGCATTGCCGTGTTATACTGAAGACTGTTCGACTTCAACAGACTCAAAATGTAAATGCTGGTCTGATTGGTGGTGGCTGATTGTGATACTTTTGTTAATTATTGCTTATTTAGCTTATGAAAATTATCGCATCAGAGGCGAAAAAGAAACAGATGAGCCAAAACAAGACGAGCAAGGAGATACATTTAAGCAAGATTAA
- a CDS encoding WecB/TagA/CpsF family glycosyltransferase has protein sequence MKETKILGVKINNISKKEAVDKLGESLGSDKQNYFTTVNPEFLIMAQKDEKFFHILNNADLSLADGFGVILASFLFPPIIKKRTCGADLTNDILNYASQNNQKIFILIWDKGLSNSREISYELKKKYPNLKFIIQETQRNSPALNFEKINEFNPKIMLVGLGAPYQEKLISRNLSKIPSVKLALGVGGTFDFLTKKTKRAPKFIKAIGIEWLWRLIKHPVKKPIKKFGRLKRIFNSVFLFSYLVLKEKFINPFFYRENVACFLYKKDNDNVKIFLAERKNEKNHWQIPQGGTEGEDLKTAGFRELKEEIGTGKFAIKAIFENVYKYKFNKKRKKHFIKNYKGQKQGLIIAEFRGDNSDINISKYEFSNWKWANIKDVLNQVHPIKKEAMRKFLNYFYEYSN, from the coding sequence ATGAAAGAAACTAAAATTTTAGGCGTAAAAATAAATAATATCAGCAAAAAAGAGGCTGTGGATAAGTTAGGTGAGAGCTTGGGTTCTGACAAACAAAATTATTTCACGACTGTTAATCCTGAATTTTTAATAATGGCGCAAAAAGACGAAAAATTTTTTCACATTTTAAACAACGCTGATTTATCTTTAGCTGACGGCTTTGGAGTAATTCTTGCCTCTTTTCTTTTTCCGCCAATAATTAAAAAACGAACTTGCGGAGCGGATTTGACAAATGATATTTTAAATTACGCGTCGCAAAATAATCAGAAAATTTTCATTCTAATTTGGGATAAAGGATTGTCAAATTCCAGAGAAATATCTTATGAATTAAAGAAAAAGTATCCTAATTTAAAATTTATAATTCAAGAGACTCAACGCAATTCCCCTGCCCTGAATTTTGAAAAAATTAATGAATTTAATCCAAAAATAATGTTAGTCGGACTTGGCGCTCCTTATCAAGAAAAATTGATAAGTAGAAATTTATCTAAAATTCCGTCTGTCAAATTAGCCTTAGGCGTTGGCGGAACTTTTGACTTTTTAACTAAAAAAACAAAACGGGCGCCTAAATTTATAAAAGCCATAGGAATTGAGTGGCTTTGGCGCTTAATCAAGCATCCTGTCAAAAAGCCTATAAAAAAATTCGGAAGATTAAAACGAATTTTTAATTCTGTATTTTTATTTTCTTATCTTGTTTTAAAAGAAAAATTTATCAACCCATTTTTTTACCGCGAAAATGTAGCTTGTTTTTTATATAAAAAAGATAATGATAATGTTAAAATTTTTTTAGCTGAAAGAAAAAATGAGAAAAATCATTGGCAAATTCCGCAAGGCGGAACTGAGGGCGAAGACTTAAAAACAGCCGGCTTTCGCGAGCTAAAAGAAGAGATAGGAACAGGCAAATTCGCTATAAAAGCTATCTTTGAAAATGTTTATAAATATAAATTTAATAAAAAAAGGAAAAAACATTTTATTAAAAATTATAAAGGGCAGAAGCAAGGGCTTATAATTGCTGAATTCAGAGGAGATAACAGCGACATAAATATTTCAAAATATGAATTTTCTAATTGGAAATGGGCTAATATTAAAGATGTATTAAATCAAGTTCATCCAATTAAAAAAGAAGCTATGCGAAAATTTTTAAATTATTTTTATGAATATAGCAATTGA
- a CDS encoding glycosyltransferase family 1 protein: protein MNIAIDIRCLMDKNYSGIGEHTYRLLSELFIKDQKNQYFLFYNSAKKGIKNRLPKFSYHNVFYCGFSYPNKILNLSLLLFGFPKIDEIINKKFAHLLKNEKIDLFFLPNINFISLSRNCKLIITVHDLSFKKFPEFYNLKARIWHKLANFKKIIKKSSKIIAVSKNTKTDIQKLYNIPDKKIQVIYSGINQASNIKHQVSNILKIRKKYNLPKKFILYLGNLEARKNIESLIKAYSKIKQDIGLIIVGGKLWKYKNIYKTVKQLNLRDRVIFTGYIHKKEKKILYNLADIFVYPSYYEGFGIPPLEAMAAGTPVIASYSSSLPEIIGNSAIIIDPFNAKELEQAIIQILNNNELRDDLKNKGIENAKKFSWQKTAEKTCEFINRAFCVKV, encoded by the coding sequence ATGAATATAGCAATTGACATTCGTTGTTTAATGGATAAAAATTATTCTGGCATAGGAGAACACACTTATCGGCTTTTGTCAGAACTTTTTATTAAAGATCAAAAAAATCAATATTTTTTATTCTACAACAGCGCTAAAAAAGGAATAAAAAACAGATTGCCAAAATTTAGCTATCATAATGTTTTTTATTGCGGATTTAGTTATCCAAATAAAATATTAAATTTAAGCTTATTATTGTTTGGTTTTCCGAAAATAGACGAAATAATAAATAAAAAATTTGCTCATCTATTAAAAAATGAAAAAATTGATTTATTTTTTTTGCCAAACATAAATTTTATTTCTTTGTCGCGAAATTGCAAGCTTATTATAACTGTTCATGATTTAAGCTTTAAAAAATTTCCAGAATTTTATAATTTAAAAGCGCGAATTTGGCATAAACTGGCAAATTTTAAAAAAATAATAAAAAAAAGCAGCAAAATTATTGCTGTTTCAAAAAACACAAAAACAGATATTCAAAAATTATATAATATTCCTGACAAAAAAATACAGGTTATTTATTCGGGAATTAATCAAGCATCAAACATTAAACATCAAGTATCAAATATTTTGAAAATTAGAAAAAAATATAATCTGCCAAAAAAGTTTATACTATATTTAGGCAATTTAGAAGCGCGGAAAAACATTGAAAGCTTAATTAAAGCGTATAGCAAAATCAAGCAAGATATTGGCTTGATTATTGTTGGAGGAAAATTGTGGAAATACAAAAATATTTATAAAACAGTAAAACAGCTGAATTTGCGAGACAGAGTGATTTTTACAGGCTATATCCATAAAAAAGAAAAAAAAATACTGTATAATTTAGCTGATATTTTTGTTTATCCTTCTTACTATGAAGGATTTGGAATTCCTCCTCTGGAAGCAATGGCGGCAGGAACGCCTGTTATCGCGAGTTATTCTTCTTCTCTTCCAGAAATAATTGGCAATTCAGCGATTATAATAGACCCATTCAACGCGAAAGAATTAGAGCAGGCAATAATTCAAATTTTAAATAATAATGAATTACGCGATGATTTGAAAAACAAAGGGATAGAAAACGCAAAAAAATTCAGTTGGCAAAAAACTGCTGAAAAAACTTGCGAATTTATCAACAGAGCTTTTTGCGTAAAAGTTTAA
- a CDS encoding DUF4012 domain-containing protein, whose product MLKKKKQPIIKKAVKKTVQKKKTNKPKVQKAKKKKILASVAIKKKQAKPNKKSVKKLISKVKKTTVKPKKTAKKKISNKKIKTKKIIKKNLTKNKKQRSKPASDLIISSEKKFDNLFALSIKNLDFLKNSKELTNKSQFLSLHNEKIYFAPSVNEEIKINYDLSVFSKSLRLINFKDKNTIEIKKIIKNKANIDSSEKNKYSNKKYNFFNKEFLINKTPKTKAIKQNFLKKYTSSNNIYLEDKIGFWKILFFPFYTFFRALENFFIDFSKLGKGRLPEIFKFSFPLNWKNSLAFFAIICFALLLPFEALFLYNANSYNKGLVLGNATTALNELKLGGKSILQNNLKNADCHFYESLLNFSNARQNLEDINSIVIKILEHVPIDKGGVSSGKKLICFGENIAMSAIYINKILETAQEQENLQKNNEISINDAILPAYNLEKNLIKKIELAKNNIFLATEELKKAKSNLDSVNFNVLPEQEKKQLAEIKEFLPILISCLDNFNEFLDFSLEFLGKENFKRYLIIFQNNYELRATGGFIGSFAMVDINGGKIEKIEIPEGGSYDLQGGLLKSVSAPEPLYLISPLWQFHDANWWPDFPTSAKKMMWFYENSQGPTVDGVIALNPQIIIELLKITGPIIMKEYDEIISADNFMWATEYNIELRKNKEYKPKKFIADLSVKLFDKLLNQSEDLNIKNGLSDVMAILDKTIKSKDLQLYFNNAKLQNLAKKYGLSGEIKQSDGDYLMVVNSNIAGGKTDSVISQSINLDSVIQEDGSVINQLTIKREHNGDSQDYFQRVRNVDWMRIYVPEGSQIISASGFKQPEKKYFNKPDRQLDIDEDLAMMDHGFQIDKKSAVRIYNQFGKTVFANWSMIDVGETAIIKIKYKLPFKIQKAIVERDKKFELMQKYFLFHKEGANLDEDLRAYIVLIQKQAGIDSDFNYKLNVPDNWKNIWSNNASLNSFSAVLDKDTLLGSIFEVK is encoded by the coding sequence ATGTTAAAAAAGAAAAAACAACCAATAATAAAAAAAGCAGTCAAGAAAACTGTTCAAAAAAAGAAAACCAACAAGCCAAAGGTTCAAAAAGCTAAAAAGAAAAAAATTTTAGCGTCTGTTGCTATTAAAAAAAAACAAGCCAAGCCAAATAAAAAAAGCGTAAAAAAATTGATAAGCAAAGTTAAGAAAACAACAGTTAAGCCTAAAAAAACAGCAAAGAAAAAAATTTCTAATAAAAAAATTAAAACTAAAAAAATAATTAAAAAAAATTTAACAAAAAACAAAAAGCAAAGAAGCAAGCCGGCTTCTGATTTAATTATTTCTTCTGAAAAAAAATTTGACAATCTTTTTGCCTTATCAATTAAAAATCTTGATTTTTTAAAAAATAGCAAAGAATTAACAAATAAAAGCCAATTTTTATCGCTTCATAATGAAAAAATATATTTTGCGCCAAGCGTTAATGAAGAAATAAAGATCAATTATGATCTTTCTGTTTTTTCTAAATCTTTGAGACTGATAAATTTTAAAGATAAAAACACGATAGAAATAAAAAAAATTATTAAAAATAAAGCCAACATTGATAGCTCTGAAAAAAATAAATATTCAAATAAAAAATATAATTTTTTTAATAAAGAATTTTTAATAAATAAAACGCCAAAAACAAAAGCAATCAAACAAAATTTTTTAAAAAAATATACTAGCTCAAACAACATTTATTTAGAAGACAAGATCGGATTTTGGAAAATTTTATTTTTTCCTTTTTATACTTTTTTTCGCGCTTTGGAAAATTTTTTTATTGATTTTTCAAAATTAGGAAAAGGACGCTTGCCAGAAATATTCAAATTTTCTTTTCCATTAAACTGGAAAAATTCTTTAGCTTTTTTCGCGATAATCTGTTTTGCCTTGCTTCTGCCTTTTGAGGCGCTCTTTTTATACAATGCTAATTCATATAACAAAGGACTTGTTTTGGGCAATGCAACAACAGCTTTGAATGAATTAAAATTAGGAGGAAAATCTATTTTGCAAAATAATTTAAAAAATGCTGACTGTCATTTTTATGAATCTTTATTAAATTTTAGCAACGCCCGGCAAAATTTAGAAGATATTAATTCAATTGTTATAAAAATTTTAGAGCATGTTCCGATTGACAAAGGAGGCGTTTCTTCTGGAAAAAAATTAATATGTTTTGGAGAAAATATCGCAATGTCAGCTATTTACATAAATAAAATTTTAGAAACAGCCCAAGAACAAGAAAATTTACAAAAAAATAACGAAATTTCTATCAATGACGCAATTTTGCCAGCTTATAATTTAGAAAAAAACTTAATAAAAAAAATTGAATTGGCAAAAAATAATATATTTTTAGCAACAGAAGAGCTAAAAAAGGCAAAATCAAACCTTGATTCAGTAAATTTTAATGTTTTGCCTGAGCAAGAAAAAAAACAGCTTGCTGAGATAAAAGAATTTTTGCCTATTTTAATTTCCTGCTTGGATAATTTTAATGAATTTTTAGATTTTTCATTAGAATTTTTAGGCAAGGAAAATTTTAAACGCTATTTAATTATTTTTCAAAATAATTATGAATTGCGCGCCACAGGCGGATTTATTGGAAGTTTCGCGATGGTTGACATTAATGGAGGTAAAATTGAAAAAATAGAAATTCCAGAAGGAGGAAGCTATGACTTACAGGGAGGGCTTTTAAAAAGCGTTAGCGCCCCAGAACCTCTTTATCTGATTTCACCTTTGTGGCAATTTCATGACGCTAATTGGTGGCCTGATTTTCCAACCTCAGCAAAAAAAATGATGTGGTTTTACGAAAATAGCCAAGGACCAACTGTTGATGGAGTAATTGCTTTGAATCCACAGATAATTATTGAACTTTTGAAAATTACAGGACCAATTATAATGAAAGAATATGATGAAATTATTTCCGCTGATAATTTTATGTGGGCAACAGAATATAATATTGAATTGAGGAAAAATAAAGAATATAAGCCAAAAAAGTTTATTGCTGATTTGTCAGTAAAACTGTTTGATAAATTATTAAATCAATCAGAGGATTTAAATATAAAAAACGGTTTGTCTGATGTTATGGCTATTTTAGACAAAACAATTAAAAGCAAAGATTTGCAGTTATATTTTAATAACGCGAAGTTGCAGAATCTTGCGAAAAAGTATGGCTTAAGCGGGGAAATAAAGCAATCTGACGGTGATTATTTAATGGTTGTTAACTCTAATATTGCGGGAGGAAAAACAGACAGCGTAATATCTCAAAGTATAAATTTAGATAGCGTTATCCAAGAAGATGGTTCAGTAATCAATCAGCTTACAATAAAACGCGAACATAATGGCGACAGCCAAGATTATTTTCAAAGAGTTCGCAATGTTGATTGGATGAGAATTTATGTGCCAGAAGGCTCGCAAATTATTTCTGCCTCAGGGTTTAAACAGCCTGAAAAAAAATATTTTAACAAGCCTGACAGACAGCTTGATATTGACGAAGACTTGGCAATGATGGATCATGGATTTCAAATTGACAAAAAAAGCGCTGTTAGAATTTATAATCAATTTGGAAAAACAGTTTTCGCGAATTGGTCTATGATAGATGTTGGTGAAACTGCTATTATCAAAATAAAATATAAACTCCCTTTTAAAATTCAAAAAGCTATTGTTGAAAGAGATAAAAAATTTGAATTAATGCAAAAATACTTTTTATTTCATAAAGAAGGCGCGAATTTGGATGAAGACTTAAGAGCTTATATCGTCTTAATCCAAAAACAGGCGGGAATTGATTCAGATTTTAATTATAAATTAAATGTTCCTGATAATTGGAAAAATATTTGGAGCAATAACGCTTCTTTAAATTCGTTTTCAGCTGTTTTAGATAAAGATACGCTTTTAGGGAGTATTTTTGAAGTAAAATAA
- a CDS encoding ATP-binding protein has protein sequence MELKNTILEQNSYWSNKKKQEEYITRDIIKDFRIKSNFIEVITGVRRSGKSTIFNILIQKLIQKGKADPKEILFINFDDPNFIPFYKNVQKLDEIINVAEIITQSKIKYLFLDEVQNIELWEKWVKAKYDQKIFKKIFITGSNSKLLESQYISRLSGRYFSHFNQPFSFKEFLKFYKQDYYKKDVDIFLIKNKLIALFNKYLKQGGFPEMIIDNNKNILKIYYQTILLKDVIDNNKIRDSFNLKQIAYFLITNITCFFSYNNIAKSLGIHESTVKEYIEYLKESYLFDELRKYDFSLKKQNINKRKIYCADNGLINQIGFSFSKNNGRYLENLVFINLKRRKKECFYHNNKYECDFVIKDGLKIKEAIQVCYEINDQNQTREFNGLKEAMEAYKLKKGTIITYNQEKIIKEDNKIITLIPAWNWLLKNF, from the coding sequence ATGGAATTAAAAAATACTATTTTAGAGCAAAATTCATATTGGAGTAATAAAAAAAAACAAGAAGAATATATCACAAGAGATATAATAAAAGATTTTAGAATTAAATCTAATTTTATAGAAGTTATTACAGGCGTTAGAAGAAGCGGAAAATCCACTATTTTTAACATTTTAATTCAAAAGCTTATTCAAAAAGGGAAAGCTGATCCAAAAGAAATTTTATTTATAAATTTTGATGATCCGAATTTTATTCCTTTTTATAAAAATGTCCAGAAATTAGATGAGATTATTAATGTAGCTGAAATAATAACTCAATCTAAAATTAAATATTTATTTTTAGACGAAGTCCAGAATATAGAATTATGGGAGAAATGGGTCAAGGCAAAATATGACCAAAAAATATTTAAAAAAATATTTATTACAGGGTCAAATTCTAAATTGTTGGAAAGCCAATATATTTCCCGTCTTTCAGGCAGATATTTCAGCCATTTTAATCAACCATTTTCTTTTAAGGAATTTTTAAAATTTTATAAGCAAGATTATTATAAAAAAGATGTTGATATTTTTTTAATAAAGAATAAATTAATCGCTTTATTTAATAAATATTTAAAACAGGGCGGTTTCCCAGAAATGATAATTGATAATAATAAAAATATTTTAAAAATTTATTATCAGACTATTTTATTAAAAGATGTAATTGATAATAATAAAATTAGGGATTCTTTTAATTTAAAACAAATCGCTTATTTTTTAATAACTAACATCACTTGTTTTTTTAGTTATAATAATATTGCTAAAAGCTTAGGTATTCACGAAAGTACAGTTAAAGAATATATTGAATATTTGAAAGAATCTTATTTATTTGATGAATTAAGAAAGTATGATTTTTCTTTAAAAAAACAAAATATTAATAAACGGAAAATTTATTGCGCAGATAACGGATTAATAAATCAAATTGGTTTTAGTTTTTCTAAAAATAACGGTCGTTATTTGGAAAATTTAGTATTTATTAATCTTAAAAGAAGAAAAAAAGAATGTTTTTATCATAATAATAAATACGAATGCGATTTTGTAATTAAAGATGGATTAAAAATTAAAGAAGCAATCCAAGTTTGTTATGAAATAAATGATCAAAATCAAACAAGAGAATTTAATGGACTAAAAGAAGCAATGGAAGCTTATAAATTAAAAAAAGGAACAATTATTACCTATAATCAAGAAAAAATAATAAAAGAGGATAACAAAATTATCACTTTAATTCCAGCATGGAATTGGTTATTGAAAAATTTTTAA
- the tgt gene encoding tRNA guanosine(34) transglycosylase Tgt — IITKRGAISTPFFMPDATRGYIKSLGNSELCKMNINAMVVNTYHLYLQPGIKAIKKAGGIHKFMDWNAPLLSDSGGYQVFSLIHQNSNMGKITDSKVVFRSPINGSIHNLTPEKSIQIQFDLGVDMIVCLDDPVPNHSSKNKTEKAVKRTIAWAKICKREYKKQIKKRKIKISERPLIFGVIQGGNFFDLRKHCVEELVKIGFDGYGFGARHIDKNGKFLKKILQFTADLIPENSLKFALGVGTPDDIVRCVNMGWDMFDCVIPTREARHGKLFLWKTDNLNKKKFYKTINIANAKFKNNFNIIEGKNSNSKISYAYLNHIFKTKDDLGKQIAIIHNLKFYMELMKKIRKNL; from the coding sequence ATAATTACAAAAAGAGGCGCTATCAGCACCCCTTTTTTTATGCCAGACGCCACGCGCGGATATATTAAATCTCTTGGGAACAGCGAGCTTTGCAAAATGAACATTAACGCAATGGTTGTGAATACTTATCATCTTTATCTCCAGCCAGGAATCAAAGCAATAAAAAAAGCCGGCGGAATCCATAAATTTATGGATTGGAATGCTCCATTGCTTTCTGATAGCGGAGGATATCAGGTTTTTTCACTAATACATCAAAATTCTAATATGGGAAAAATTACAGACAGCAAAGTTGTTTTCCGCTCGCCAATCAACGGTTCAATCCATAATTTAACTCCTGAAAAATCCATTCAAATACAATTTGACTTAGGTGTTGATATGATTGTTTGTTTGGATGATCCAGTTCCTAATCATTCCAGCAAAAATAAAACAGAAAAAGCCGTTAAAAGAACTATTGCTTGGGCAAAAATATGCAAGCGAGAATATAAAAAACAAATTAAAAAAAGAAAAATAAAAATAAGCGAACGACCTTTGATTTTTGGAGTTATACAGGGCGGTAATTTTTTTGATTTGCGAAAACATTGCGTTGAAGAGTTGGTAAAAATAGGGTTTGACGGCTATGGATTTGGCGCGCGGCATATTGATAAAAACGGCAAATTTTTAAAAAAAATTTTGCAATTTACGGCTGATTTAATTCCAGAAAATTCTTTAAAATTCGCTCTAGGGGTTGGAACCCCTGACGATATTGTCCGCTGTGTTAATATGGGCTGGGATATGTTTGATTGCGTTATTCCAACACGCGAAGCTCGGCACGGAAAGCTGTTTTTATGGAAAACAGATAATCTAAATAAAAAAAAATTTTATAAAACAATCAATATTGCTAACGCCAAATTTAAAAATAATTTTAATATAATAGAAGGCAAAAATTCTAACAGCAAAATATCTTACGCTTATCTTAACCATATTTTTAAAACAAAAGACGATCTTGGAAAGCAAATAGCCATTATTCATAACCTAAAATTTTATATGGAGTTAATGAAAAAAATACGAAAAAATTTGTAG